The following proteins are encoded in a genomic region of Xenopus laevis strain J_2021 chromosome 3L, Xenopus_laevis_v10.1, whole genome shotgun sequence:
- the LOC108711698 gene encoding intercellular adhesion molecule 3, producing the protein MALGMSGFPLVPFFMFGICCAGASQETCQGNVGNRDVYAPFGSWFPLNCTHNCSLAGWESRIRKRNESKGPGWVSVQVEVGTGAIVDGWRASNINCVVLSDGNSVDNIVKVIPYEIPRLVTADMEDNLEEGKSYNVTCTVHGVAPIQNLMVTVLRGEEVIHQKTFEDDSRVGNITQVVTYPITAQRSDNMKNYSCQATLALGTVIGKVTVKSSSVNVRTFGLPKAPKTKTSRWIEIGTELICEVFNAFPPDDVTVTMLFNNISLNVNKSKKVDGTVIGLATIPPGYFPSANSYQLHCKAELLGLSTEETMDIYIYESAKINLTLLNTEVLLGGTIRVSCVLTNDHPDQYSIVISLNGEHVCENPKWDCNATIKETSSMANVTCKAFLKMNQTITYTTQQSITVNGKKTWAYIYIKASVFIGLTVAAFVGTAGIVVYLCKRKG; encoded by the exons GGGCGTCGCAGGAGACATGCCAGGGGAACGTTGGGAATAGAGATGTATATGCTCCATTTGGAAGCTGGTTTCCGTTAAACTGCACTCACAACTGCTCTCTAGCTGGATGGGAATCACGAATAAGAAAGAGGAATGAATCTAAAGGACCTGGCTGGGTTTCTGTCCAAGTTGAAGTTGGAACTGGAGCAATAGTTGATGGCTGGAGAGCATCAAACATAAACTGCGTTGTTCTATCAGACGGAAACTCTGTTGATAACATTGTCAAAGTAATCCCATATG AGATTCCCCGTTTGGTGACAGCAGACATGGAGGACAATCTGGAAGAAGGGAAATCATACAATGTCACTTGTACTGTACATGGAGTTGCACCTATTCAGAACCTCATGGTCACAGTTTTGAGAGGGGAAGAAGTGATTCACCAGAAAACATTTGAGGATGACTCTCGAGTTGGCAACATTACACAAGTAGTCACATATCCAATCACAGCTCAGAGAAGTGACAACATGAAGAATTACTCCTGCCAGGCCACCCTTGCACTGGGAACAGTCATTGGGAAAGTTACAGTAAAGTCATCCAGTGTCAATGTTAGGACATTCG GACTACCAAAAGCACCAAAAACTAAGACTAGTCGATGGATAGAGATTGGAACTGAGCTCATTTGTGAAGTCTTCAATGCTTTCCCCCCTGATGATGTGACAGTGACAATGCTCTTCAACAATATATCCCTTAATGTGAATAAAAGCAAGAAGGTTGATGGCACAGTGATAGGACTCGCTACGATACCTCCCGGGTATTTCCCTTCCGCTAACTCTTATCAACTTCATTGCAAAGCTGAACTTCTGGGTCTGTCTACTGAAGAAACTATGGATATTTACATCTATG AGTCTGCAAAAATCAATCTCACTCTCCTTAATACTGAAGTGCTTTTGGGTGGAACCATAAGAGTCTCCTGCGTGCTAACCAATGATCATCCAGATCAATACAGTATAGTCATTAGTTTAAATGGGGAACACGTCTGTGAAAACCCAAAGTGGGACTGTAATGCGACTATTAAGGAAACATCCTCAATGGCAAATGTTACCTGTAAAGCTTTCCTTAAAATGAATCAGACCATCACCTATACGACTCAGCAATCTATCACTGTCAATG gtaAAAAGACATGGGCCTACATATATATTAAGGCTAGTGTATTTATTGGATTGACAGTAGCAGCATTCGTAGGGACAGCTGGGATAGTCGTATATCTGTGCAAAAGGAAAGGATAA